The genomic segment CCCGACGTTGCCGGCGCTTCCCATCGGGGCCAGTCGGAAGGTCAAAGCGGTAGTACCACCCGCTCCCACGCTTGCCCACGTTCTCGGCCATGGCACCGACGCTCCGTCGTGTCCACTTGGACACGGAGCGAATTCCGTGTCCAAATCTGTGTCCACCCTATCAGGGAGCTATCGCTCGGGATGCCCGGCCGGACTTTCATGGCCCTGACCAGCAGATTTGGCTGGTGTCGGAGGGGGGACTTGAACCCCCACGAGATTTCTCTCACTAGCCCCTCAAGCTAGCGCGTCTGCCTATTCCGCCACTCCGACGTGGGCTCCCGCCATGGGGAGCAGAGTGAGATTACTCGCTCCCCGCGAGCTAGCGGCCGGCGGTTGAGCAGGCCTTCCGCGGCACCCGCGCGAGGCGGCAGGGGCAGTCCGGAAATGCGATCCTGGTCCCCCGCCACGAGGCGGGCGCCGGACGGGAGCCGAGATGACCGAGCATGACCTCCTCGCAGTACTGGGATGGTGCCGGGAGGGGGAGCGGGAGCTGCTCGAGCGCGCGCTGCAGCCCGTCGATCTCGGGGAGCCAAGCGCGTTGCCGGGGTGGAGCCGGGCGCACCTCGTGGCCCATCTCGCCCGCAACGCGGACGCCCTCGTCAACCTCGTGAACTGGGCCGCGACCGGTGTGGTGACCCCGATGTACCCCTCGACCGAGGCTCGCGGCGCCCAGATCGAGGCCGACGTGCCCCAGTCGCCGGGCTGGCTGCGCGAGCGCCTCTCCTCGAGCAGCGCCAACCTCCTCGAGCGCCTCGCCGACCTCCCCCCCGATGGCTGGCAGGCCGAGGTCGGCACCGCGCAGGGGCGGACCGTTCCCGCCTCGGAGATCCCCTGGATGCGGACGCGCGAGAGCTTCATCCACCTCGTCGACCTGCGCCTCGACTTCGACTTCGGGGACATCCCCGACGCAGTGACCGACGCGCTGCTCGACGACGTGACCGCGAGCCTGGGGGCGCGCGACGAGTGCCCCGCCGCCCTCCTCGAGCCGACCGACCGCGAGCGCTCGTGGAGCCTCGGCACCCCCGGCGCAGCGAGCCCCGTGCTGCGCGCCCCGGCAGCGGAGCTGCTCGCCTGGGTCACCGGCCGCGCCGCAGCGGACTCGCCTGCACTCACGACCGCCCCCGAGCTGCCCCGCTGGCTCTGAGCGGCGGCGGATGAACGACCACAGCGAGCTCCTCGTCGTCGGGGGCGGCATCGGCGGCCTCACGACCGCGCTCGCCGCACTGCACGCCGGCCGCTCGGTGCGCGTCCTCGAGCAGGCCGCCTCCTACGGTGAGATCGGCGCGGGCATACAGCTCGCCCCGAACGCGACCCGCATCCTCGACCGACTCGGCCTGCTGCCGGCGATGGAGGCGGTCGGCGTCCTCCCGCGCCGCCTCGTGCTCGGCGACGCGCTCACCGCCACCGAGCTCACCCATCTCCCCCTCGGCGACTTCCGCGAGCGCTACGGCGCCCCCTACGTCGTGCTGCACCGCCGCGACCTCCTCGACCTGCTCCTCGAGGCCTGCCGCGCGGCGGGCGGCGCCCTCGAGACGGGGGCGCGGGTCGTCGACGTCGAGGACGACGGCCGGCGGGTCGCCGCTACCGCCGCCGACGGCCGCCGCTGGTCCGGCGGGGTGCTCGTCGCCGCTGACGGCCTGCACTCGACGCTGCGCTCGCGCTTCAGCGACGACGAGCCGATCGCCTCCGGCTTCGTCGCCTACCGGGGGACGGTGCCGACCGCGCACATCGAGCGGCGGGCGGACCTCGGAGACGTGGTCGCCTGGATCGGCCCCGGCCTGCACCTCGT from the Acidimicrobiales bacterium genome contains:
- a CDS encoding maleylpyruvate isomerase family mycothiol-dependent enzyme is translated as MTEHDLLAVLGWCREGERELLERALQPVDLGEPSALPGWSRAHLVAHLARNADALVNLVNWAATGVVTPMYPSTEARGAQIEADVPQSPGWLRERLSSSSANLLERLADLPPDGWQAEVGTAQGRTVPASEIPWMRTRESFIHLVDLRLDFDFGDIPDAVTDALLDDVTASLGARDECPAALLEPTDRERSWSLGTPGAASPVLRAPAAELLAWVTGRAAADSPALTTAPELPRWL
- a CDS encoding FAD-dependent monooxygenase — its product is MNDHSELLVVGGGIGGLTTALAALHAGRSVRVLEQAASYGEIGAGIQLAPNATRILDRLGLLPAMEAVGVLPRRLVLGDALTATELTHLPLGDFRERYGAPYVVLHRRDLLDLLLEACRAAGGALETGARVVDVEDDGRRVAATAADGRRWSGGVLVAADGLHSTLRSRFSDDEPIASGFVAYRGTVPTAHIERRADLGDVVAWIGPGLHLVQYPLRAGELYNQVAVFRSPAFAAGSAEWGTPEELDSAFSPVHGHLREATQLLGRELRWPMHDRLPIGRFAEGRFALLGDAAHPMLQYLAQGACQAIEDAACLVGALGRHDGPAAALAAYEAERAPRTARVQRNARAWGEFWHVGGADKTARDALLRARDPADHSRVSWLYGS